Below is a genomic region from Saccopteryx bilineata isolate mSacBil1 chromosome 8, mSacBil1_pri_phased_curated, whole genome shotgun sequence.
CATCGCTAAATCTAACATACTCATCCTAGAAAATATACATAGCTAatgttttttgttcctttttctcctcatcaAGAGTTTAGGCTGGTGCCCTAGATGGGTAGCTTATTTAGTTAGTGTTGTTCTGATATGCAaatgttgcaggttcaaaacctcatcaggtcacatataagaatcaaccagtgagtacataaataagtagaacaacaaattgatgtatctcttcttctctaaaaaaaaaaaaaaaaaatctaaaagaacagtttaggcctgaccaagtggtggcacagtggatatagcattggactgggaatggaggacccaggtttgttggcttgagcacggggttattggcttgagtgtgggatcatagacatgaccccatggtcactggcttcagtaaggggtcactggctctgctggaccccccccccaggcagggcacatatgaaaaagcaatcagtgaacaactaaggtgccacaatgaagaattgatgcttctcatctctctcctttctgtctgtccctatctctgactttctggcaaaaaaaaaaaaaaaaaagtttaggctGTTTTTGACCCATGGGCAATCTTCTGTTTCAGCCCCAAATCAATCTTACTGCAAAAGCCTAAgcttctcaaaacaaaacaacaaaaaagctaagAAATTTATAAGTTACTAGAGAAATTTAATAACTTGAGCCAACGGGGACCATGAATTCTTTTGAATTAAAGAATTTAGTTTTGCTAAGCCTAacttattttagcatttttttttaattcagtgagaggaggagagacagagacctactcccacatgtgcccggtctggaatccacctggcaagcccactaggggtctatgccctgcccatttggggcattgctccgttgctcagcaacaactgagctcttcttagcacctgaggtggaggccatggagccatcctcagtgcctggagccaacttgctccagttgagccatggctgcagtaggggaagagagagagagagagagaagtgaagaggggtaggggtggagaagcagatgggtgcttgtgTCCTGGctgtgaattgaacctgggatatctacaTTTCGgaccaatgctctaacactgagccaaccggccagggcagtattttagaatataaaaagtTGCACAAAATAGTTAAGTTCATTAAGTAGACTTCAGCAGAACACTTTGAATTTAAGTCTGCATTATGTAGGAACAAACTTAATACTTTCAATTTGAAGCATTACAAATTAGAATTGTTTTGTTTAGCACAGCTTTCATCCCAagtaagctttttttaaaataaattttattaagctACCACTTTTTcactaacagattttttttttcagagagtgtcagagagagggatagacaggaatggagagagatgagaagcatcaatcatcagtttttcgttgcgacaccttagttgttcattgattgctttctcatatgtgccttgaccgtgggccttcagcagactgagtaaccccttgcttgtgccagagaccttgggtccaagctcaaaccagatgagcccgcactcaagctggcaaactcggggtctcgaacctgggtcttctgcatcccagtccgacgctctatccactgcgccacctcctggtcaggcccaagtaaGCTCTTAAAGATGATCACTTATTCAATATTATATCatataataagaattgcattactAAGAATGCTACATTTAAGAAATCTTAAGTTACAGTCTTTCAAATAAGCACAGTATAttaatttagagcagtggttctcaacctttctaatgctgtgaccctgcaatacagttcctcatgttgtggtgaccccaaaccaaaaaataattttggtggctacttcataactgtaattttgctacagttatgatttggaatgtaaataccttatatgcattatgtattttccgatggctttaggtgaccccgccgaggtcgcgacccacaggttgaaaaccgctgattTAGAGGTTAGCATCTAAAACTTTACATATGTACAGTTATCTTTGATATATGTAAGCTTAAAATGCTTTCTTCTCTTGACAGGGTATGTACAATTTTGAGGACGTGTTAACATGTCCCATTTGTTACAGTATTTTTGAAGATCCTCGTGTACTGCCATGCTCTCATACATTCTGTAGAAATTGCTTGGAAAATGTTCTTCAGGCATCTAGTGACTTTTATATATGGAGACCTTTACGAATTCCACTCAAATGCCCTAACTGCAGAAGTATTACTGAAGTGGCTCCAACTGGTATTGAATCTTTACCTGTTAATTTTGCATTAAGGGCCATAATTGAAAAGTACCAACAAGAAGATCATCCAGATATTGTCACTTGTCCTGAACATTACAGGCAACCGTTAAATGTTTACTGTCTACTAGATAAAAAATTAGTTTGTGGTCATTGCCTTACAATAGGCCAACATCATGGTCATCCTATAGATGATCTTCAAAgtgcctatgtaaaagaaaagGACACACCTCAAAAATTGCTTGAACAGTTAACTGACACACACTGGACAGGTCTTACTTGTCATATTGAAAAGCTGGAGGAACAAAAATCTCATTCAGAGAAAGTGGTCCAAGGTGAGAAAGAAGTTGTCCTCCAATATTTTAAGGAGCTTAGTGATacattagaagagaaaaaaaatttttttctaactgcTCTCTGTGATGTTGACAATCTGATCAATCAAGAATATACTCCACaaattgaaagaataaaagaaatgagagagcAGCAGCTTGAATTAATGACATTGACAACATCTTTACGAGAAGAGTCTCCacttaaatttcttgaaaaagtTGACGATGTTCGCCAGCGTGTGCAGGTCTTGAAACAAAGATCACTTCCTGAGGTCCAGTGTGTTGAAATTTATCCTCGAGTAAGCCAAGTATTGAAAGAAGATTGGAGCAGAACAGAAATTGGACAAATTAAGAAACTTCCCATTCctgaaatgaaaatttctttaaaaagtatgtcATATTCCTGTTCCGatgatgaaaaggttgaaaattttaAGATTCTAAACATTGTTCTAGTTACTCTAATTTCAGTGATACTGATGTTGATCTTTTTTAACCAACATGTAATAACCTTTCTAAATGAAATCACTTCAGTATGTTTTTTTGAAGTCTCTCTATCTGTTTACCAAAATTTATCTAACAGTCTGCATGATTTAAAGACTATACTGTGTCACAGTTTATATTTACTGAAGGAGTTCACGTGGAAAGTTTTTCGGTGATCATTCAAATATAAATTGTTTCAATAGACTTACTCTGTACTAGGACTAACAACTATTGCTAAATGGATAAGTAGTGGCAAACTAAACTTTATTAGGGTTGCAACATacgtattttaagtattttaagcgTTCCATATTTGTTGGATAGAAATGTcagaaatgtttcattttcagtctgaaaactagaataaaatgtaattatttgattttttttattggttccAGGTTGACTTAATATTGCTGTGGCATTTAAACATTCTTGTACCAATATTGTCTTTTAGCATTATTATAATGTAGTGATTGGCTTTGCAGTTCTTCATATGTAGTGGCTTTTTGATTAAAAGTGGCAAAATCCTGAAAGTGCCTATGCCTTTACTTTTGATGTGGCTTGAAGCTTTTGAATAGGAAAATAAGGATCATGAAGAGGTTTTCAAATCAATCAGAGAAGTAAAAAATGATAAGGGGTTGCTTAAAGATATTTTTGTGATCCATTGTGTTTTAGATAGATTTAATAGCCCTAAAATGTTTATTGACATTTACTTCTAATAAAGCTATTACTTTTGTTAGGGAACGCACAGCAACATTTTCTAATATCGAACATACTCTATGGTTTCTGTTAATTTATCTTAGTATTTAACTTTTGTATAGTGGTTTAGTTAAATAGGTTCCTGGATAAAAACTCTCAGGTTACTAGAATGTATATTCCATCCCCCTCAGACTTAAGATAGCAGTGTTAACTGTGTCTTAAGTTCGTTTTTTGCCAAACATTCCTTTATGCCAATGCCCAAGTaccaatagttttattttctttttttaaagtgagaggaatgAAGATGATAGTGATACAGGCTCCTACATGTGCCACGACCAGGGTGATGCTTGGAcaatttgagccactggctgtgagaggagagaaaaggggaagagggagggggggaaagaagcagatggtggtttctcctgtgtgcactgactgggaaacGAATCTGAGATGTTCATGTTAGGCTGGTGCTatatccactgaaccagctggccagggcctactttaacTGTTTAAAACTTAGTACTAAGTTCTACTccattggttatttatttatttatttgtatttttctgaagttggaaatggggaggcagtcagactcccgcaggcgccccactgggatccacccggcatgcccaccagggggcaatgctccgcccatctggggtgttgctgttgcaaccagggccattctagcgcctgaggcagaggccacagccatcctcagcacccaggcctactttgctccaatggagccttggctgcgggaggggaagagacagagaggaaggagagggggaggggtggagaagcagatgggcgcttatccagtgtgccctggccaggaattgaacccggactcctgcatgccaggccaatgctctaccactgagccaactggccagggcctactccattggttattaaaatgtaataaaatattcaattccATTCATTTCTACTCTCACCAATGAAAAAGCACTTGATTTTAATTATAGCCTCTTCTAGTTACTCTTCCCttacatactttctttttttttgacaagagtcagagaggacagatagggagatgagaagcattaattcttcattgcagcatatgtgctttgactggggggctccagcagagtgagtggccccttgctcaagccagtaacctttaggcttgagccagcaaccatgcagtcatgtccctgattccatgctcaagccctcagggtttcaaacctgggtcttccatgtcccagtctggtgCTAGTCAGGCTTCCCTTTCATGTTcttgattgaaaaaaaatgaccaggATGTCTAGGTGGGTGCCCCTTTCCTCCCTGAGCACTCCATGTGTGTCTCTCCTGAAGCTGAAGCTGCATATGTGCTTGGTCAAAGAGGATGGTTTTTCAGTCAAGGATATACAGGTAGCTGTACTCCcatgctagaacctccaaacaagctcTCAAGGTCCATTTGTAGGAGACTGTAGGGTAGTCAAGCTTCTAAGACTAGACACATCCAAATGAGGTCCTGCATGGGGCAGTCTGCCTTTCTTTTCACAatgcaattataattaaaaaaacaaacaatacttGAGTTTCAGATGTTTAAGTCCACTAATATATTTACACTTTAAGTCTCTGGGTCAATAATCTAAtgactgatttaaaaaatgttcccaGCATTTGGGTAATAAATACTGATTGTTTAAATTAGTAAATTAGGTGGCATACACTTTAGGAATTTATAAACTAGTAGTTGGCAGGTTTTTCCACTGCAGATGGAAAATGAAAGTATGTAGATGTCCATGAAAGTATGCTTCATTTTAACATGGACTATATagtttagaacagtggtagtcagcctggtccgtaccacccactaatgggcattccagctttcatggtgggcagcagcggagcaaccaaagtatgtataaaatgatagatttagctatagtaagttgttttataaagatttattctgccaaacagcaaaaatccaacataaaggaCTTGGTAAGtagtattatatgctttaacttgctgtaactctgctttataagttttataaagtaaagttacttcctactttataaatcaccattactgtggaactggtgggcggtaagaaaattttactactaacagatacaaaagtgggctgtaggtagaaaaaggttgactactcctggtctAGAACTTGAATGTTAACTAATACTTCGCTAGTAGCAATTTGGGACAAAGGGCAGTAACTTCACCCTCCAGGCATCTTAATTTCTTCATAGTCTGTTGCTCACAAAATTGTCAGATTCTTACAATCTCCTATAAAGTAGGTAGAATATTTTATTAGACTTGAAACAGCATAAACTAGGAGCCAGTTTACACGTTTAGGTTTAGGAATATGAAGTTTTAAGACAAATAGAAAAATTAGTAGTAATACGACGCACTGAATTTATGCTGATTTAATTGGATGAATCTTCAGTATAAACAAATTTAACAAAGTCATTTAGATGCAATTTCTTTTGGATTTATGGCAACGCTTTTTGTTATATTGTATGTCTTGTAAATTCCAATAAGTCTATCTGAAATTTCAAACATATTATTTCGAAGAGAAATTATTATGAACTGggcgttttttgtttgttcctaaagagaaagaaagaataacttaGAAACACTCGAATATTGACAAGTACATCATGTAATAAACATCTAAACTTGACCCTTTCCCACAATCTATTTTaggcaataaatttaaaattacactGATAAAAATGATGGGATGGATAGCTTGTGAAACTATTTGGGTTTGAGAGGAATGAGTAATTCTGGAAGCATGATTGCTTAGTGAAAAAAAGATCAAGGCAGAACACAAGATTTTAGCTGTGTATCTGCTACTAATTTACACGATCAGTTTATGTTTTACTTGCCCAAATGGAAATATTTGGTTCAAGTAAAGCAGTGGTCCtaaactttttttgggccacggaccagtttaatgtcagaaaatattttcacagaccagcctttagggtgggatggatatatgtatcatgtgaccgagacaaacgtcaagagtaagtcttagatagatgtaacagagggaatctggtcattaaaaaaaaataaaacatcgttcagacttaaatataaataaaacggaaataatgtaagttatttattctttctctgcggaccggtaccggtccgggggttgggaaccactgaagtAAAGGACTTTTGTCTCCTTTGACACCACAGGATATGGAGTTAGAGAACAGTTTGGAAAAAGCTTAAAAGAAATTAAGTCAAAGAATTCATGTGCAATGTTTGGGGAACCCAGAAAATTTTTTGGgtaaaaacttctaaaagattactcacatatatataaaatgcaacaatggacacatttttaaaatcaagggcTGCATCAATCTCATCCATGAAGTACAGGGGAGTAGGTTTGTAGTGATGAAGAGCAAACACTAAAGCCAGTGAACTAAGTGTTTTCTCTCCTCCTGAAAGGTTGAAGATCTTCTTCCAACTTTTCTTAGGTGGTCGAACactgaaataagaaaatctcATTAGTCAAATTACTTGTAAAGCTTAAATTAAGGTTTTGTGGTTTGTTTTCCTAACCACCTTCCTCCGGGATTTCTAACTTGCTTTTCACAATTCTAAGCTTTTGGGGTTTATTTTGTAAAAACATTGAAGGATATACACATAAGGACAGCTACTAAAATTTTAAGACTTAAACATCAGGCTAGCCAGTACTTCTTGCTATTCTTCCCCCATTTCCAATGCAATTTTTACTCTACAAGTTTTAAATCCAGATGTTAAGTTAAAATGACTTGAAGATTTAAGAAAAAGatgaactagcctgacctgtgctggagcagtggataaagcatcgacctggaatactgaggtccccagtttgaaaccctgggcttgcctttcaaggcacataggaggagcaaCTACAAGTAGTTACTTTCcctgcttttctcttctctctaaaatccataaacaaaatcttaaaaaaaaaaaaaaaaaccaccaaaaaaaccTAGAGAAATGTTATGTAAAATTACCTGGAATTTATGCTCTAAACTGgcaatatgtaaataatttagtttttgtaattaaaacaaaTCATGTATCTTCTAACCTTCACATCCCACCCCTAAAAGTTTTTTGAGAGTTTGGAGAAAATACAGATATGAAACAGGAGGATCCGAAACTCAGTATTTAATTACAAACCTGAACATGATTCCTTCAGAGAAAGGATCCAAGCTGTCTACAAGCTCCAGTTCAGCATCTCCTCCCAAAGTAAGCATCTGGTAATTTtcctttaatttatttgttattatataaAAACCTGCCATGAATTCATTAAGCCTTTGTTTCCGAAGATCTTCATATGCCTGTCGAAAGTTATCTCTTTCATGAGTAATTCTGTCCAATTCTGATACTCGTTGTAAATATAATTCTTCCTATAAAAAGAATGAGAACAAACACCTATTCAGTTATAAATTTGGTATGAGAATTTCTAATTGTATAAAATTAAGGCCACAGTTTAGGCTGAGGACTACAAGGAATTTGATTTGGACACATTAATAATAGTTTATTCATACCTTCTTCTTATACTCTACAATGGCACCAAGGTTTGGTTTCATTTCATGACACTGGGCTTCCAGAAGTGCAATTTGGTTTGTTATAGAATCTGGATTCTTGATTGCTTCAAGATCCTCTGGGCTCAGAACTGAAATCTCTTCAACAGGATTATCTTCTATGGCATGAAGTGATATTTTTGAAATCTGAAAGTTCAGTTAAATGAAGAGTTAGGGAAGGGCATGGTACTTCCATTTATTGTTTAGAAGAATGCAATCAATATGACAACTTACCTATCTACTAAAACAACATACCAAGGTTTTGTGACTGATCTGTGTGccaactatttttaatttaaagaaaaatagtgtAGTGGTCCAATATGTTCATGTAGCCTGTAAAAATCTCCAAATCGGCCCTTGGATGAATATGTTGACTACTTCTAACAAAAACGTACCCAGATTTTTCTATACAGAATCTTACTACACTTGGTTCCTTATGTTCCCTATAAACCTGAGAAGTGATTACATGGAATTAAGAATCATTACATACCTCAAACACACCCacataaaaacccaaaaaacccaacCATTTTCATAAAGGATATTTTAAAGTTACTCTCACCTCTTTTTGCCAGTATCTTATTTTAGAATTATGTTCTGCAATGTGACCATCTATTTGTTCAAGTTTCAATTTAATACTAAGTGCATCTTTTTGAAGAACATGTTCATTTTCTTGAATTACTTTCAGTTCTTGAAGTAGATTACGATGTTCTTTCTGGATCTCTGGTAACGTCTCCTAAAAACCAAGAAGAACTACAGATACGACCGACCTGGTGTTTTGGCATCACAAAACTGAAGATGGCAATCTCTTCCCAtgttccttctattttaaattaaaacttatttACTCAAAAGTTATAATACAGTACTCATTTTTATAGTGTAAGTTAATACAGTTACAAGCTTTAACCTACTGACTGTTTATTATACAAGGCACTGATGTTATATATCCAACTCCTTAAACTACTTCAAATACCACTGTCACCCTTTTCTGAGTCTTACCTCTGcagcatttgtattttttatcacCTCTGTTGCTTTTTCCTCAAGATTTTTCAGCTCTGCTGTCAAGTCACCTACTTCTTTTGcagtatcttttatttctttttctgtgcgaGAGACAGAGTCTTGtgcttttttaagatttctaaacaagcaaaataatatattaaaaatgtgataTGTGACTTGTTAATCTGCTTCTGAAACCTAACAAAGAACTCTTCatgacatcttttttaaaataaatttatttattaaatttaatgcagtgacattgataaatcagggtacatgttgagagaaaacatctctagattattttgacatttgattgtgctgtatacccctcccccaaagttaaattgtcttgtcaccttctatcttcttCATGACATCTTAATGTAGCATTTttcctataattttaaaatttatgatttaCAAAGCCATCCCTAAATtggtatttgtttatatatacatacacacactactTGTGagatgtatattttattaaactcagtacaaattaataaaaatgtcctTTATATAAACTTCTAATATCATCCAATCTTACATTATGAAGCAAAGTTAGAATATATTGTTCTGTCACTGTCAGATTGAAGATTCTTAAGTCTCTATATCCATGAaactatacattaaaataaaaattatctttctgtTCAAGTTAGGGAAACAAGTGCTTCCAAAGGGATacagggatgggggtggagggtacACCTCGAGGAACAGCTGTTTTCTCCCTTAATAAAGTTAATTCCACATTGCCAGATACATTTAGGCAAACTTCTAATAAATGGCTTATTAGTACCTTTGAGCAAAAGGCTCTAGAATAAACTTAATAACCAGATAATCAACATgcaattaatttcttttaattttaaggtAAGAGAGAACTGTTTATGGTTCAACACTTTTATATACATAATTAGTTTTAATAACTTTAGAAACACTTCAATAAGtaatctaaaattaattttaaaacaagattaTGGGTTAAAAAACTTCTTGTGATTTGGgacaatggaataatatagttaaCTAAGAATAAATTACTAAGACAGTTCTCATTCCCGTATCTTTTTCTTCTAAGACCTAGGTCTATTTAATTACCAACTCTAagtcagagaaacaaaaccaatttCTATGTCCTCAGGACATCTGGGGAGTTACAGAACTATACTTTGCCAGTTTGCCTGTttgtcagttaaaaaaaacaaaaactggaccTATAATATGTCAGATAGgcttaataagtaaataataacaaTTAATGGATACTAAGTATTAACCCCCTTTCCAATGTTGATAGGGAAAAGGAAGACAGGTTAGGGTAGTACGTGTACTCTACCTGTCAGCAGTCTTGATTGCTACTTGGGCTTTAGTAACAGCAGAAGCGCATTCATCTaactgcttatttattttatcaagttTGTCTTGTTGGGCCTTGAGTTTATGGTTATTAATTTCTACAATGATATTGTGTAACCTTTTAACCTCAGCTTCTATTTTGCCAGCTTTCTCAGCCACATTGTCatattctgtaataaaaaaaatcagaaaaaaatgcatgtttCTAGGTTAACAAGCGCCAAGTTGTTAGGTGTGAATTCTTCAGTCACCGACACTGTATGTCAACACAGATGGTATTATAACAATGCATGGTAAATTCTCTGGCTCAGCTCTGAACATAAAtccatttctttttgtgtgtgtgtgacagagacagagagggacagacaggaagggatgagaagcatcaattctttgttgcagctcttagttgttcattgattgcttactcatatgcctcgactggggggctacagcagagcgagtgaccccttgctaaacccagcaaccttgggtttcaagccagtgaccatgatcccacactgaagccagcaaccccgtgctcaagctggatgagcccactcttcaagctggtgacttcggaggttttgaacctgagtcccagtataatgctctgtccactgcgcctctgcctggtcaggctatccatttatccattatTTATATCCATGATGGCTTCATGCCATCAAACTCTTTTCAAACAACTTTTCAATGTTTTCTTGGGGTACTTTCTTGACTATTGGTCTCATGA
It encodes:
- the TRIM59 gene encoding tripartite motif-containing protein 59, which encodes MYNFEDVLTCPICYSIFEDPRVLPCSHTFCRNCLENVLQASSDFYIWRPLRIPLKCPNCRSITEVAPTGIESLPVNFALRAIIEKYQQEDHPDIVTCPEHYRQPLNVYCLLDKKLVCGHCLTIGQHHGHPIDDLQSAYVKEKDTPQKLLEQLTDTHWTGLTCHIEKLEEQKSHSEKVVQGEKEVVLQYFKELSDTLEEKKNFFLTALCDVDNLINQEYTPQIERIKEMREQQLELMTLTTSLREESPLKFLEKVDDVRQRVQVLKQRSLPEVQCVEIYPRVSQVLKEDWSRTEIGQIKKLPIPEMKISLKSMSYSCSDDEKVENFKILNIVLVTLISVILMLIFFNQHVITFLNEITSVCFFEVSLSVYQNLSNSLHDLKTILCHSLYLLKEFTWKVFR